Proteins encoded in a region of the Heterodontus francisci isolate sHetFra1 unplaced genomic scaffold, sHetFra1.hap1 HAP1_SCAFFOLD_278, whole genome shotgun sequence genome:
- the LOC137362862 gene encoding histone H2B 1/2-like, translating into MPLDVKCNNVQQLKCCQSRGAKKTVSKPSAKGGKRRRKSRKESYSIYIYKVMKQVHPDSGISSKAMSIMNSFVNDIFGRIAGEASRLAHYNKRRTISSREIQTALRLLLPGELAKHAVSEGTNAVTKYTSSK; encoded by the exons CTTGacgttaaatgtaacaatgttcagcagctcaagtgctgtcaaagcagg ggcgccaagaaaactgtgagtaaaccgtcagcaaagggcggtaagaggcggagaaagtcgaggaaggagagttactccatctacatctacaaagtgatgaagcaggttcaccccgactccggcatctcctccaaagccatgagcatcatgaactcgtttgtgaacgatattttcgggcgcatcgcgggtgaggcttcccgcctggcccattacaacaagcgcagaaccatcagctcccgggagatccagaccgccttgcgcctgctgctgcccggggagctggccaaacacgccgtgtcggaagggacaaacgcggtgaccaagtacaccagctccaagtaa